From Coccinella septempunctata chromosome 4, icCocSept1.1, whole genome shotgun sequence, a single genomic window includes:
- the LOC123311251 gene encoding sodium-coupled monocarboxylate transporter 1-like: MFRRTMRSEVYFGLFLVFCACWSGILGKETEDAPLDHENTFSWADYLVLGSMLFISCGIGVFYGFFSNKHDSSEDFLLGGSEMGTIPMSFSLAASFVTAIELLGNPSEMYNYGLQFWMICIAFLTVVPLTSTFYLPVFMELRLTSSYEYFSLRFNPTARYIASGLYIFQMVLYTSVAVFAPALALSKVTGLNVYLAVTGVYMVCIFYASQGGMKAVIIADTFQTFVLIGSLISIVWIGQTYLGPDAKVWLNSYQTERLEIFNFTSDMTVRHSFWSVVIGGTFYWLTMFCSNQASIQKYMSVQSISQVKKALWVSAFGLILVYSLNFYTGMIMVTRFKDCDPLKSSAIGDPDELLPFYVMREMGHLKGMMGFFVAGIFAASLGTVASALNSLSAVTMEDFIEGALKFKVPESKGAFWAKCISIIYGAISFALVFIVAKLGSVMQVAISFNGMVGGVTLGLFTLGMFFPSANSKGAIFGSIVAVAVITLMCIGQQIYIASGSLEEITKATCISGCLQNTTEITTTIIGHEEISPISDPIFVLYRVSYIWYSMIGFLITVIMGLLASFATGSECSCDIDERLLTPIVRNHFLSKGKLDLNSKLTGTRRPYRGNSENWWTHCLIKFYGDDYLFIDRQYYTPI; this comes from the exons atgCACCTCTCGATCATGAGAATACCTTCTCATGGGCCGACTACCTAGTTCTGGGTTCCATGCTGTTCATTTCATGCGGAATCGGAGTATTCTACGGATTTTTTAGTAACAAACATGACAGCAGCGAGGACTTCCTATTGGGCGGAAGTGAGATGGGTACTATCCCCATGTCGTTTTCTTTGGCAGCAAG CTTTGTCACCGCAATAGAACTTCTGGGTAACCCTAGCGAAATGTACAATTACGGACTGCAATTCTGGATGATCTGCATCGCTTTTTTGACGGTAGTGCCTCTCACATCCACCTTCTATCTGCCAGTTTTCATGGAGTTGAGGCTCACCAGCAgctatgaatatttttcattgagaTTCAATCCCACTGCAAGGTACATAGCGAGTGGCCTCTATATTTTTCAGATGGTTCTTTACACCAGTGTGGCCGTTTTTGCCCCAGCTCTAGCACTAAGCAAAG TTACTGGTCTAAACGTCTATCTGGCAGTTACTGGAGTTTACATGGTCTGCATTTTTTACGCTTCGCAG GGTGGAATGAAAGCAGTAATTATTGCTGACACCTTCCAGACATTTGTGTTAATTGGATCTCTGATATCGATAGTATGGATTGGGCAGACATATTTAGGGCCAGATGCAAAGGTTTGGCTTAACAGCTATCAGACAGAAAGACTGGAAATATTCAA cttCACATCAGATATGACGGTCCGCCACAGCTTTTGGTCAGTTGTCATTGGAGGTACTTTCTACTGGCTGACTATGTTTTGCTCCAACCAGGCATCCATACAAAAATATATGTCTGTTCAATCTATATCGCAAGTGAAGAA GGCATTGTGGGTGTCCGCTTTCGGTCTCATCCTGGTCTACAGTTTGAATTTCTACACTGGCATGATCATGGTGACCCGTTTCAAGGATTGCGATCCTCTGAAATCTTCGGCGATTGGTGACCCAGATGAGCTGCTGCCGTTTTACGTGATGCGGGAGATGGGTCATCTGAAAGGGATGATGGGATTTTTCGTCGCTGGAATCTTCGCTGCTAGTTTAGG GACAGTAGCATCTGCTCTCAACAGTTTATCAGCTGTCACCATGGAAGACTTCATAGAAGGAGCGCTCAAATTCAAGGTACCAGAGTCGAAAGGTGCCTTTTGGGCTAAATGCATCTCTATCATCTACGGCGCCATTAGTTTTGCTCTG GTTTTCATTGTGGCGAAACTGGGCAGCGTTATGCAGGTGGCCATCAGTTTCAATGGTATGGTTGGTGGAGTCACCCTTGGACTTTTCACATTGGGCATGTTCTTCCCTTCGGCTAATTCTAAG GGAGCTATATTTGGGAGCATAGTTGCAGTAGCAGTGATAACTCTGATGTGCATAGGACAACAAATCTACATAGCCAGTGGAAGTTTGGAGGAGATCACTAAAGCAACCTGTATTTCTGGCTGTCTCCAAAACACAACTGAAATAACAACCACAATAATAGGCCACGAGGAAATTTCACCTATCAG CGATCCCATCTTCGTACTGTACAGGGTATCCTATATCTGGTACTCTATGATCGGCTTCCTGATAACAGTGATCATGGGACTGCTGGCTTCCTTTGCAACTGGATCTGAATGTTCCTGCGATATCGACGAAAGACTACTGACCCCCATCGTGAGAAatcattttctttcaaaagGAAAACTAGACTTGAATTCAAAACTGACAGGAACT AGAAGGCCCTATAGAGGAAACTCGGAGAACTGGTGGACTCATTGTTTGATTAAATTTTACGgtgatgattatttatttattgatcgaCAGTATTACACTCCaatctaa